From Streptomyces sp. 6-11-2, one genomic window encodes:
- a CDS encoding iron chaperone: MVQSSAEDVDGYLAEVAEGRRDALTRLRRLCQAELKGFDEVMAYGMPAYAREGAAEIAFASQKQYISFYLMRSDVRDAFAERLSGQDMGKGCLRFRKPGDIDFDLVRDLLRAVPAAAGKIC, translated from the coding sequence ATGGTGCAGAGCAGTGCAGAAGACGTCGACGGGTATCTGGCCGAGGTGGCCGAGGGGCGCAGGGATGCCCTGACCAGGCTGCGGCGGTTGTGCCAGGCCGAGCTCAAGGGGTTCGACGAGGTCATGGCGTACGGCATGCCCGCCTACGCGCGGGAGGGCGCCGCCGAGATCGCCTTCGCGAGTCAGAAGCAGTACATCTCCTTCTACCTCATGCGGAGCGATGTTCGGGATGCTTTCGCGGAACGGTTGAGCGGGCAGGACATGGGTAAAGGCTGTCTGCGGTTCCGCAAGCCGGGGGACATCGATTTCGATTTGGTGCGAGACCTGCTGAGGGCTGTTCCGGCTGCTGCGGGCAAGATCTGCTGA
- a CDS encoding transposase encodes MADEQWVRLEAVLPQPPLKGRKPRDRRQVFDGIWWRARTASP; translated from the coding sequence CTGGCGGACGAACAGTGGGTGCGTCTGGAGGCGGTGTTGCCCCAGCCGCCGTTGAAGGGGCGCAAGCCCCGGGATCGACGGCAGGTCTTCGACGGGATTTGGTGGCGGGCACGCACCGCTTCGCCTTAG
- a CDS encoding IS5 family transposase (programmed frameshift), whose amino-acid sequence MSDDLVPDDLWERVAPLLPPRPPRRRRYPGRLPADDRAALRGIVYVLCKGVSWADVPTEKIGCSGVTSWRRLRDWTQAGVWPRLHEVLLAELRGAGLLDMDDAAVDGSHVRALKRGAHTGPSPVDRARPGSKHHLITDRHGTPLAVTLTSGNRHDVTQLMPLLDAIPRIRGIRGRPRHRPRRLFADRGYDYDKYRRLLRARGITPKIARKGTAHGSGLGKTRRVVERTFAWLHQFKRLRIRYEIRADLHLGLLQLACSIICLRRLRTSF is encoded by the exons GTGTCGGATGATCTTGTGCCTGATGACCTGTGGGAACGTGTTGCCCCGTTGCTCCCTCCTCGCCCACCGCGGCGTCGACGGTACCCAGGTCGGTTGCCGGCGGATGACCGCGCTGCCTTGCGGGGCATCGTTTACGTCCTGTGCAAGGGTGTGAGCTGGGCAGACGTCCCCACGGAGAAGATCGGCTGCAGTGGGGTGACGTCCTGGCGGCGCCTTCGGGACTGGACGCAGGCTGGCGTGTGGCCCCGTCTGCACGAGGTCCTTCTGGCGGAGCTGCGGGGAGCGGGCCTGCTGGACATGGATGACGCGGCCGTCGACGGCTCCCATGTCAGAGCCCTCA AAAGGGGGGCTCACACCGGACCTTCGCCGGTCGACCGCGCCCGCCCGGGCAGCAAACACCACCTGATCACCGATCGGCACGGAACACCCCTGGCTGTCACCCTGACCAGCGGAAACCGTCACGATGTCACCCAACTGATGCCACTACTGGACGCGATACCCCGCATCCGCGGGATACGCGGACGGCCACGTCACCGGCCGCGCCGGCTGTTCGCCGACCGCGGCTACGACTACGACAAGTACCGCCGTCTCCTGCGGGCCCGCGGCATCACGCCAAAGATCGCCCGGAAAGGCACCGCTCATGGTTCCGGCCTGGGCAAGACCCGCCGGGTCGTCGAGCGGACGTTCGCCTGGCTCCACCAGTTCAAACGACTCCGGATCCGCTACGAGATACGCGCCGACCTCCACCTCGGCCTGCTCCAACTCGCCTGCAGCATCATCTGCTTGAGACGACTCCGGACCTCATTCTGA
- a CDS encoding ATP-binding cassette domain-containing protein: MIEAQQLTKRYGEKTAVAGLDFTVKPGTVTGFLGPNGAGKSTTMRMIVGLDAPTSGSVTVNGRRYARHQAPLQEVGALLEAKSIHPGRSAYNHLRALGLTHGIPRRRVDEVIDLAGLGSVAKKRAGAFSLGMGQRLGIAAALLGDPQTVMLDEPVNGLDPEGVLWIRNLLTSLASEGRTVFVSSHLMSEVSLVADHLIIVGRGRLLADTTVRDLVREAGGDAVKVATDDPARLREVLAGYGVEITGRVGSEELQVTGLSAREIGLKAAEHRIPLFELTTKAVSLEEAFMELTRDAVEYHGSTTGTETSGSAA, translated from the coding sequence ATGATCGAGGCACAGCAGCTCACCAAGAGGTACGGGGAGAAGACAGCCGTCGCCGGGCTGGACTTCACCGTGAAGCCGGGCACGGTGACCGGCTTCCTCGGCCCCAACGGGGCGGGCAAGTCCACGACGATGCGCATGATCGTCGGGCTTGACGCGCCGACGAGCGGCTCCGTCACGGTGAACGGACGACGCTACGCCCGCCACCAGGCGCCGCTCCAGGAGGTCGGGGCGCTGCTGGAGGCGAAGTCGATCCACCCGGGCCGCTCGGCCTACAACCATCTCCGGGCCCTCGGCCTCACCCACGGGATCCCGCGCCGCCGGGTCGACGAGGTCATCGACCTTGCCGGTCTCGGCAGCGTCGCGAAGAAGCGGGCCGGTGCCTTCTCCCTCGGTATGGGCCAGCGGCTCGGCATCGCGGCCGCCCTGCTCGGCGATCCGCAGACCGTGATGCTCGACGAGCCGGTCAACGGACTGGACCCCGAGGGCGTCCTCTGGATCCGGAACCTGCTCACCTCCCTCGCGAGCGAAGGGCGCACGGTGTTCGTCTCCTCGCACCTGATGAGCGAGGTGTCACTGGTGGCTGATCACCTCATCATCGTCGGCCGTGGACGGTTGCTGGCCGACACGACCGTACGGGACCTGGTCCGCGAGGCCGGCGGCGACGCCGTGAAGGTCGCGACGGACGACCCCGCACGGCTGCGGGAGGTACTGGCCGGATACGGCGTGGAGATCACCGGCCGCGTGGGCTCCGAGGAACTGCAGGTGACCGGGCTGTCCGCCCGCGAGATCGGTCTGAAGGCGGCCGAACACAGGATTCCGCTGTTCGAGCTGACCACGAAGGCGGTGTCGTTGGAGGAGGCATTCATGGAACTGACCAGGGACGCCGTGGAGTACCACGGCTCCACGACCGGCACTGAGACCTCCGGGAGCGCGGCATGA
- a CDS encoding ABC transporter permease — protein MSTLTATPESPETAQAAPARPAYRVTGRRVVASEWAKLWSLRSTWITLGLGLLFLVAFGVIAASRYKSGIDSGRPMHGDFADATAVSLSLFGTNFAQLALGVLGVLVTAGEYSTGMIRSTMAAVPRRLPVLWSKAAVYGLVALLIATVGAFVAFLVGSQVVSGTPAAMGLGHAGVLRSLLGAGLYLGLVGVIGTALGALLRSVAGGISVLVAALMLVPGLISLLPSSWSGNIDPYLPSHAGESIFALTHDSTTLSPGAGLWVFLGWTALALAAAAYRLRRSDV, from the coding sequence ATGAGCACCCTCACGGCAACCCCGGAGTCCCCCGAGACCGCTCAGGCCGCGCCGGCCCGCCCCGCCTACCGGGTGACCGGACGGCGCGTGGTGGCCTCGGAGTGGGCCAAACTGTGGTCTCTGCGCTCCACCTGGATCACTCTCGGCCTGGGCCTGCTGTTCCTCGTCGCCTTCGGCGTCATCGCCGCGAGCCGCTACAAGTCCGGGATCGACTCCGGCCGCCCCATGCACGGCGACTTCGCCGACGCGACGGCCGTGAGTCTGTCCCTCTTCGGCACGAACTTCGCCCAGCTGGCCCTCGGCGTGCTCGGCGTGCTGGTCACGGCGGGCGAGTACTCCACCGGCATGATCCGCTCCACCATGGCCGCGGTGCCACGCCGGCTGCCCGTGCTGTGGTCCAAGGCGGCTGTGTACGGGCTGGTCGCGCTGTTGATCGCCACCGTCGGCGCGTTCGTCGCCTTCCTCGTAGGCAGCCAAGTCGTCTCCGGCACGCCCGCCGCCATGGGCCTCGGCCACGCCGGTGTCCTTCGCAGTCTGCTGGGCGCCGGGCTCTACCTGGGCCTGGTCGGAGTGATCGGCACCGCCCTGGGCGCGCTGCTGCGTTCCGTGGCCGGCGGTATCTCGGTCCTGGTCGCCGCCCTCATGCTCGTACCCGGACTGATCTCCCTGCTGCCCAGCTCATGGAGCGGGAACATCGACCCCTACCTGCCCAGCCATGCCGGCGAGTCGATCTTTGCCCTGACCCACGACTCGACCACCCTGTCGCCGGGCGCCGGGCTCTGGGTCTTCCTCGGCTGGACGGCACTGGCGCTGGCCGCAGCGGCGTACCGGCTGCGGCGCAGCGACGTCTGA
- a CDS encoding sensor histidine kinase, which translates to MGPLVARLGRAGQWLRHADRARPWVLDTAVVVLVFLMFCLPDLLHAVGAIDGEGDGPRRFRLVFTRLPVAGMLALQAGLVLPLLWRRRAPAAAFGAIAAVFVLQWSLGAALRADVALFVALYSLALHGRLRQLPWACAATAGALGLVAARVSAAVSVWDALFFLLSTATAALALGLMIRIRRAQLAGLRDRAARLEIERDQRGRLAVAAERARVAREMHDVVGHNLSVIITLADAGAYAAGVAPERGREALHLIGDTGRKALGELRRVLGVLREADGPPAEPELSPQPGLADLNALCEGVRAAGLEVVYRTAGDVDALDGGVQLTVYRIVQEALTNTLKHAGAGARANLAIAVEDTRLTITVQDSGPLVPADRPSTVNEEGHGLVGMRERAALYGGHVSAGPAGAGWTVRAALDLTPQGGAR; encoded by the coding sequence ATGGGGCCGCTGGTCGCCCGGCTCGGCCGGGCCGGCCAGTGGCTCCGGCATGCTGACCGGGCCCGTCCGTGGGTGCTGGACACCGCGGTCGTGGTGCTGGTCTTCCTGATGTTCTGCCTGCCGGACCTGCTGCACGCGGTCGGCGCGATCGACGGGGAAGGCGACGGCCCGCGCCGCTTCCGCCTGGTGTTCACCCGGTTGCCCGTGGCGGGCATGCTGGCCCTGCAGGCCGGGCTGGTGCTGCCGCTGCTGTGGCGGCGCCGGGCGCCCGCCGCCGCGTTTGGCGCCATCGCGGCCGTGTTCGTCCTCCAGTGGTCCCTCGGCGCCGCGCTTCGTGCTGACGTCGCCCTCTTCGTCGCCCTGTACAGCCTGGCCCTGCACGGGCGGCTGCGGCAGCTGCCGTGGGCCTGTGCGGCCACGGCGGGCGCGCTGGGACTGGTCGCGGCACGGGTGTCGGCTGCGGTGTCGGTCTGGGACGCGCTGTTCTTCCTGCTCAGCACGGCGACCGCGGCCCTCGCGCTCGGCTTGATGATCCGTATCCGGCGGGCCCAGCTGGCCGGGCTTCGGGACCGTGCGGCCCGGCTGGAGATCGAACGCGACCAGCGTGGCAGGCTCGCAGTCGCGGCCGAACGGGCACGAGTGGCCCGTGAGATGCACGATGTCGTCGGCCACAACCTGTCCGTCATCATCACGCTCGCCGACGCGGGTGCCTATGCCGCCGGGGTCGCTCCGGAGCGGGGCAGGGAGGCCCTCCACCTCATCGGCGACACCGGTCGCAAGGCCCTGGGCGAACTGCGCCGGGTGCTCGGCGTGCTGCGTGAGGCGGACGGCCCGCCGGCCGAGCCCGAGCTGAGCCCGCAGCCCGGTCTCGCGGACCTCAACGCGCTGTGCGAAGGAGTGCGTGCCGCCGGCTTGGAGGTCGTCTACCGTACCGCCGGAGACGTGGACGCCCTCGACGGCGGCGTCCAGCTCACGGTCTACCGCATCGTGCAGGAGGCCCTGACGAACACCCTGAAACACGCCGGCGCCGGCGCGCGTGCGAACCTGGCCATCGCCGTGGAAGACACGCGGCTGACCATCACCGTCCAGGACTCCGGCCCACTCGTCCCGGCCGACCGTCCCAGCACGGTGAACGAGGAAGGACACGGCCTGGTGGGCATGCGGGAACGAGCGGCTCTCTACGGCGGACACGTAAGCGCGGGTCCCGCGGGCGCCGGCTGGACGGTACGGGCCGCACTCGACCTCACTCCCCAGGGCGGTGCCCGGTGA
- a CDS encoding response regulator transcription factor, which produces MTTVLVVDDQPLQRYGYRMLLDSLPETEVVGEAAHGAEAVRKAAELRPDVVLMDVRMPGMDGIEATRRIVAAGDRSRVLMLTTFDLDEYVYAALRAGASGFLLKDARPEELLAGIRAVAVGDAVIAPALTRRLLHEFARLVPPGGDGSAEDPRLSSLTDREREILVAIGKGWSNGEIAARFVLSESTVKTHVGRVLAKIGARDRIQAVIFAYDHGLARPHGD; this is translated from the coding sequence GTGACCACCGTGCTCGTCGTGGACGACCAGCCGCTCCAGCGATACGGCTACCGCATGCTCCTGGACTCCCTGCCCGAAACGGAGGTGGTCGGCGAGGCCGCGCACGGAGCGGAAGCGGTGCGCAAGGCCGCCGAACTGCGACCCGACGTCGTCCTCATGGACGTACGCATGCCGGGCATGGACGGCATCGAGGCCACCCGCCGCATCGTCGCCGCCGGCGATCGCTCGCGCGTCCTGATGCTGACCACGTTCGACCTGGACGAGTACGTGTACGCGGCTCTGCGCGCCGGAGCCAGCGGCTTCCTCCTCAAGGACGCCCGCCCCGAGGAACTCCTCGCGGGCATCCGGGCCGTGGCCGTCGGAGACGCTGTGATCGCCCCCGCACTCACCCGCCGTCTCCTGCACGAGTTCGCCCGCCTCGTGCCACCCGGCGGCGACGGCTCCGCCGAGGACCCGCGCCTGAGCTCCCTCACCGACCGTGAGCGCGAGATCCTCGTCGCCATCGGCAAGGGCTGGAGCAACGGCGAGATCGCCGCCCGCTTCGTCCTGTCGGAGTCCACGGTGAAGACTCATGTCGGCCGCGTCCTGGCCAAGATCGGCGCCCGCGACCGCATCCAAGCGGTGATCTTCGCCTATGACCACGGCCTGGCCCGGCCTCATGGAGACTGA
- a CDS encoding transposase family protein: MEVSKLQDPQGCRARVSSSCPTPVTLVAPLRLIPSSAPAPPPGLLDALVRVPDPRDRRGRRFKLATLLAIGVCAMTAAGHNSLTAIAEWAHRCDQETLAALGRPGLPVRPVRWPLPGPGRADPARSVRPRRPRRTDRRRLPARRAHAAARRRAMPRQHSRTRTAPRPPRRPRYRPPPAASARVRRGRQMPAWRRPPQRLPRLRAHRCAPRRRPDRGPA, encoded by the coding sequence ATGGAGGTGTCTAAGCTTCAAGATCCGCAAGGTTGCCGTGCTCGCGTCTCTTCATCATGCCCCACGCCGGTCACACTGGTGGCACCGCTCCGGCTCATACCCTCCTCCGCCCCGGCTCCGCCGCCGGGGCTGCTGGACGCGCTCGTGCGAGTGCCCGACCCGCGTGACCGGCGCGGACGGCGGTTCAAGCTCGCAACACTGCTCGCCATCGGCGTATGCGCGATGACCGCAGCGGGCCACAACTCCCTTACCGCGATCGCGGAATGGGCTCACCGCTGCGACCAGGAGACCCTGGCCGCCCTGGGCCGCCCTGGGCTGCCCGTTCGACCCGTTCGCTGGCCGCTACCGGGCCCCGGGCGAGCGGACCCTGCGCGATCTGTTCGCCCACGTCGCCCCCGGCGCACTGACCGCCGTCGGCTACCGGCTCGCCGCGCTCACGCCGCCGCCCGCAGGCGCGCGATGCCCCGACAGCACAGCCGAACGCGAACAGCGCCGCGCCCACCGCGCCGCCCGCGATACCGACCCCCGCCCGCGGCGTCGGCGCGCGTTCGCCGTGGACGGCAAATGCCTGCGTGGCGCCGGCCGCCCCAACGGCTCCCGCGTCTTCGTGCTCACCGCTGTGCGCCACGACGACGCCCTGACCGCGGCCCTGCGTGA
- the purU gene encoding formyltetrahydrofolate deformylase: MRTEHAFPLRPQSSREFILTLSCPDRAGLVHAVSGFLVRHCGNILDSRQFDDRLQDRLFMRVHFDVSDPKIALEELRSGFGPVAEAFRISWQLHDASTPTRTLIMVSKFGHCLNDLLFRKSTGALTIEVPAIVSNHRDFEPLAHSHGIPYHHIPVTPETKAEAEARLLELVDQLDIDLVVLARYTQVLSDDLCKRLDGRAINIHHSLLPSFKGARPYHQAHRRGVKLVGATAHYVTPDLDEGPIIEQDVVRVGHADDPDALITAGRDVEARVLAHAVQWHSERRVMLNGNHTVVFR; the protein is encoded by the coding sequence ATGAGGACAGAACACGCCTTCCCCCTTCGTCCGCAATCCAGCCGCGAGTTCATCCTCACCCTCTCGTGTCCCGACCGGGCCGGTCTGGTCCACGCCGTCAGCGGCTTCCTCGTACGGCACTGCGGCAACATCCTCGACAGCCGGCAGTTCGACGACCGGCTGCAGGACCGGTTGTTCATGCGGGTGCACTTCGACGTCTCCGATCCAAAGATCGCGCTGGAGGAGTTGCGTTCCGGTTTCGGGCCGGTGGCGGAGGCGTTCCGCATCTCCTGGCAGCTGCACGACGCGTCAACCCCGACCCGCACGCTGATCATGGTGTCGAAGTTCGGCCACTGTCTGAACGACCTGCTCTTCCGCAAGAGCACCGGCGCCCTGACCATCGAGGTCCCGGCGATCGTCTCCAACCACCGCGACTTCGAGCCGCTCGCGCACAGCCACGGCATCCCGTACCACCACATCCCGGTGACGCCGGAGACCAAAGCGGAGGCCGAGGCGCGGCTTCTGGAGCTGGTCGACCAACTCGACATCGACCTGGTGGTGCTCGCCCGCTACACGCAGGTCCTCTCGGACGACCTGTGCAAGCGCCTCGACGGCCGGGCCATCAACATCCACCACTCCCTTTTGCCGAGCTTCAAGGGCGCCCGCCCCTATCACCAGGCGCACCGGCGAGGGGTGAAGCTGGTTGGGGCCACCGCCCACTACGTCACCCCGGACCTGGACGAGGGACCCATCATCGAGCAGGACGTCGTGCGCGTGGGCCACGCAGACGACCCGGACGCGTTGATCACTGCCGGCCGGGACGTCGAGGCCCGGGTGTTGGCCCACGCCGTGCAGTGGCACAGCGAGCGCCGCGTGATGCTCAACGGCAACCATACGGTCGTCTTCCGCTGA
- the lipA gene encoding lipoyl synthase, with protein sequence MSGTITPSAVAPDGRKLLRLEVRNSQTPIERKPEWMRTRAKLGPEFNQLHGLVKREGLHTVCQEARCPNIFECWEDREATFLIGGDQCTRRCDFCQIDTGKPAALDRDEPRRVAESVMAMDLNYATVTGVARDDLADGGAWLYAETVRRIHAATAGRAGGRTKVELLIPDFNAVPEQLAEVLSARPEVLAHNVETVPRIFKRIRPAFRYERSLEVITAAREAGLVTKSNLILGMGEEREEISQALQDLYDAGCELITITQYLRPSLRHHPVDRWAKPAEFTELKEEAEEIGFSGVMSGPLVRSSYRAGRLYQQAIDQRPRQERNN encoded by the coding sequence ATGAGTGGCACCATCACGCCGTCCGCTGTCGCACCCGACGGACGCAAGTTGCTGCGCCTGGAGGTCCGCAACAGCCAGACCCCCATCGAGCGCAAGCCCGAGTGGATGAGGACCCGGGCGAAGCTGGGCCCCGAGTTCAACCAGTTGCACGGCCTGGTCAAGCGCGAGGGCCTGCACACGGTCTGCCAGGAGGCGCGCTGCCCGAACATCTTCGAGTGCTGGGAGGACCGCGAGGCCACGTTCCTCATCGGCGGCGACCAGTGCACGCGGCGCTGCGACTTCTGCCAGATCGACACCGGCAAGCCGGCCGCGCTGGACCGGGACGAGCCACGCCGGGTGGCCGAGTCGGTGATGGCCATGGACCTGAACTACGCCACCGTCACGGGCGTCGCCCGCGACGACCTGGCCGACGGCGGGGCCTGGCTGTACGCGGAGACCGTGCGGCGGATCCACGCCGCGACCGCCGGCCGGGCGGGCGGCCGGACCAAGGTCGAGCTGCTGATCCCCGACTTCAACGCGGTCCCCGAGCAGCTGGCGGAGGTCCTCTCCGCCCGGCCGGAGGTTCTCGCGCACAACGTGGAGACGGTGCCGCGGATCTTCAAGCGGATCCGTCCCGCGTTCCGGTACGAGCGCTCCCTGGAGGTCATCACCGCCGCCCGGGAGGCGGGCTTGGTGACCAAGTCGAACCTGATCCTAGGTATGGGCGAGGAGCGGGAGGAGATCAGCCAGGCGCTGCAGGACCTGTACGACGCGGGCTGCGAGCTGATCACCATCACCCAGTACCTGCGGCCGTCCCTGCGACACCACCCGGTGGACCGGTGGGCCAAGCCGGCCGAGTTCACGGAGCTGAAGGAGGAGGCCGAGGAGATCGGCTTCTCCGGGGTGATGTCCGGGCCGCTGGTGCGCTCGTCCTACCGTGCCGGCCGCCTTTACCAGCAAGCAATCGACCAGCGGCCGCGGCAAGAACGGAACAACTGA
- the glyA gene encoding serine hydroxymethyltransferase: MSVLNRRLADFDPEVAAAVDAELHRQQSTLEMIASENFAPVAVLEAQGSVLTNKYAEGYPGRRYYGGCEHVDVTEQIAIDRVKELFGAEYANVQPHSGASANQAALFAIAQPGDTILGLDLAHGGHLTHGMRLNFSGKQFDVVAYHVDEAGLVDMAEVERLAKEHRPKVIIAGWSAYPRQLDFAEFRRIADEAGAFLWVDMAHFAGLVAAGLHPNPVEYADVVTSTTHKTLGGPRGGIILAKKDFAKKMNSAVFPGFQGGPLEHVIAAKAVSFKVAASEGFKERQQRTLDGARILAERLTSEDARKHGVNVLSGGTDVHLVLVDLRDSELDGQQAEDRLHEVGITVNRNAVPNDPRPPMVTSGLRIGTPALATRGFQAADFREVADIIAEALKPSYDAEALKARVSALAQKHPLYPEL, translated from the coding sequence ATGTCTGTGCTGAACCGTCGGCTCGCCGACTTCGACCCTGAGGTCGCCGCCGCCGTCGACGCCGAGCTGCACCGCCAGCAGTCCACCCTCGAGATGATCGCGTCGGAGAACTTCGCTCCGGTCGCGGTCCTCGAGGCGCAGGGCTCGGTGCTGACCAACAAGTACGCCGAGGGCTACCCGGGCCGCCGTTACTACGGTGGCTGTGAGCACGTCGATGTGACCGAGCAGATCGCGATCGACCGGGTGAAGGAGCTGTTCGGCGCCGAGTACGCGAACGTACAGCCGCACTCGGGAGCGTCCGCGAACCAGGCGGCGCTGTTCGCGATCGCCCAGCCCGGGGACACGATCCTGGGGCTGGATCTGGCGCACGGCGGTCACCTCACGCACGGCATGCGTCTGAACTTCTCCGGCAAGCAGTTCGACGTGGTCGCGTACCACGTCGACGAGGCCGGTCTGGTGGACATGGCCGAGGTCGAGCGCCTCGCCAAGGAGCACCGGCCCAAGGTCATCATCGCGGGCTGGTCCGCCTACCCGCGCCAGCTGGACTTCGCCGAGTTCCGGCGGATCGCCGACGAGGCCGGCGCCTTCCTGTGGGTCGACATGGCCCACTTCGCGGGCCTGGTTGCGGCCGGGCTGCACCCGAACCCGGTCGAGTACGCGGACGTGGTGACCTCCACGACGCACAAGACCCTCGGGGGACCGCGCGGCGGGATCATCCTCGCGAAGAAGGACTTCGCGAAGAAGATGAACTCGGCGGTCTTCCCGGGCTTCCAGGGCGGTCCGCTGGAGCACGTGATCGCGGCGAAGGCGGTGTCGTTCAAGGTCGCCGCGAGCGAGGGCTTCAAGGAGCGCCAGCAGCGGACGCTGGACGGTGCCCGGATCCTCGCCGAGCGGCTGACCTCGGAGGACGCCCGCAAGCACGGGGTGAACGTGCTGTCCGGCGGCACGGACGTGCACCTGGTCCTGGTCGATCTGCGTGACTCCGAGCTGGACGGGCAGCAGGCCGAGGACCGGCTCCATGAGGTGGGCATCACGGTCAACCGCAACGCCGTCCCGAACGACCCGCGGCCGCCGATGGTCACCTCGGGCCTACGGATCGGTACCCCGGCCCTGGCCACCCGCGGCTTCCAGGCGGCCGACTTCCGGGAGGTCGCGGACATCATCGCCGAGGCGCTCAAGCCGTCATACGACGCCGAGGCGCTCAAGGCGCGCGTGAGCGCGCTGGCCCAGAAGCACCCGCTGTACCCGGAGCTGTGA
- the gcvH gene encoding glycine cleavage system protein GcvH — protein MSLPTELMYTSDHEWIATDGDLSTVGVTAHAADALGDVVYLDLPAVGTTITAGEACGEIESTKSVSDLFAPADGEVVEINEAAVGDPGLVNADPFAAGWLFRMRISGTPDLLDATAYAALTEGT, from the coding sequence ATGAGCCTGCCCACCGAGCTGATGTACACCAGCGACCACGAGTGGATCGCGACCGACGGCGACCTGTCGACCGTCGGTGTCACTGCCCATGCAGCTGACGCACTCGGCGACGTCGTCTACCTCGACCTGCCCGCCGTCGGCACGACGATCACGGCAGGTGAGGCGTGCGGGGAGATCGAGTCGACCAAGTCCGTGAGCGACCTGTTCGCTCCTGCGGACGGCGAGGTCGTCGAGATCAACGAAGCCGCGGTCGGCGACCCCGGCCTGGTCAACGCCGACCCGTTCGCAGCGGGCTGGCTGTTCCGGATGCGGATCTCCGGTACGCCGGACCTGCTCGACGCCACCGCCTACGCGGCTCTCACCGAAGGAACCTGA